In Tenebrio molitor chromosome 6, icTenMoli1.1, whole genome shotgun sequence, one genomic interval encodes:
- the Nadsyn gene encoding glutamine-dependent NAD(+) synthetase, with translation MGRKVTIASATLNQWALDFDGNRERILESILEAKDLGATFRTGPELEICGYSCEDHFYESDTFLHSWEVLLELLMAPLCKDVIIDVGMPVMHKNVAYNCRVIFLNQKILLIRPKLKMCDDGNYRESRWFSGWRKIRQTEDHFLPRMISQFTGQTTVPFGDAVISTRDTCLGFEICEELWNPASTHIDMALDGVEIISNSSGSYTELRKAYVSVDLVKSATFKSGGCYIFSNLRGCDGQRVYFGGCSCIALNGSIISRAKQFALQDVEVTVATIDLEDIRSYRNQIRSLAHLAAGSPNYPRVVVDFSLSPEHDTTLPIATSIEWVYLRPEEEIAQGPACWLWDYLRRSGQGGFFLPLSGGVDSTSAALIVYSMCRMVVEAVQRGDTKILLDLRRLLGDSEYTPRTPSELCNRILVTCYMGTENSSKETKQRAATLAASIGSYHLHIVIDKAITAIIEIFSGVTGLFPKFAVKGGCPRQNLALQNIQARLRMVLSYLFAQLMLWARNRPGGLLVLGSANVDEALRGYMTKYDCSSADINPIGGISKTDLRKFLHYVKDKFDISVIGEIVDAPPTAELEPLKDGKLAQTDEEDMGMTYAELSQFGRLRKVEKCGPFSMYCKLVQTWSGNYTPREVAEKVKHFFRCYAINRHKMTVLTPAYHAEQYSPDDNRFDHRPFLYKANWSWQFRAIDKQLEYQSNTKRAGANVATTSNKKVDNSSRLRAGIPV, from the exons ATGGGGCGGAAAGTGACAATAGCGAGTGCCACCCTCAACCAATGGGCCCTGGATTTCGACGGCAACCGGGAGAGGATCCTGGAATCAATCCTGGAAGCGAAAGATCTAGGTGCAACGTTTCGCACCGGGCCCGAATTGGAGATTTG TGGGTACAGTTGCGAGGATCACTTTTACGAAAGCGACACGTTCCTGCATAGTTGGGAGGTGTTGTTGGAACTCCTGATGGCCCCCTTATGTAAAGACGTGATAATCGACGTTGGAATGCCTGTAATGCACAAAAACGTCGCCTACAACTGCCGCGTAATATTTCTAAACCAAAAAATACTCCTGATCAGGCCTAAGTTAAAAATGTGCGACGACGGCAATTACAGAGAGTCGCGATGGTTTTCCGGTTGGAGAAAAATACGTCAGACCGAAGACCATTTCTTGCCTCGAATGATCTCACAGTTTACTGGTCAGACGACCGTGCCGTTCGGCGACGCCGTCATTTCCACCAGAGATACCTGCCTAGGTTTTGAAATCTGCGAAGAATTATGGAATCCCGCCAGTACCCACATCGATATGGCTCTGGATGGGGTGGAAATTATCTCCAACAGTTCTGGAAGTTACACGGAATTGCGCAAGGCCTACGTTTCCGTCGATTTAGTAAAGAGCGCCACGTTCAAATCTGGGGGGtgttacatttttagcaaTCTGAGAGGCTGTGATGGACAAAGAGTCTATTTTGGGGGTTGCTCTTGCATAGCGCTTAACGGCAGCATCATCAGCAGGGCCAAACAGTTTGCCCTACAAGACGTC GAAGTTACTGTAGCAACTATCGATTTGGAAGATATAAGATCTTACCGGAATCAGATTAGGTCGTTGGCGCATTTAGCGGCCGGAAGTCCCAATTATCCGAGGGTAGTCGTCGATTTTTCGCTCTCCCCTGAACATGATACAACACTGCCTATTGCTACATCAATTGAATGGGTTTATTTGAGACCGGAAGAAGAGATCGCGCAAGGTCCAGCTTGTTGGTTGTGGGATTATCTGCGAAGGTCTGGTCAGGGAGGTTTTTTCTTGCCCCTAAGCGGAGGAGTCGATTCCACCAGCGCAGCCCTTATCGTGTACTCCATGTGCAGGATGGTGGTAGAAGCTGTACAAAGAGGGG ATACGAAAATCCTGTTGGATTTGCGTCGTTTATTGGGCGATTCCGAGTACACCCCGCGCACCCCCTCCGAGCTGTGCAACAGAATCCTAGTAACATGCTACATGGGTACGGAAAACTCGTCCAAAGAAACCAAACAAAGAGCCGCCACTCTAGCTGCATCGATCGGTAGTTACCACTTGCATATCGTTATAGACAAAGCCATCACGGCTATAATCGAAATCTTCAGCGGAGTCACCGGTTTGTTTCCTAAATTCGCGGTTAAAGGAGGTTGCCCCCGTCAGAACCTCGCTTTGCAAAACATCCAGGCCCGCTTACGCATGGTCTTGTCTTATTTATTCGCACAGTTGATGCTATGGGCCAGGAATCGCCCAGGAGGACTCCTAGTACTAGGTTCAGCAAATGTAGACGAAGCGTTGCGGGGCTACATGACGAAATACGATTGTTCGAGTGCCGACATAAACCCCATCGGAGGCATCTCCAAGACTGATCTGCGCAAGTTTCTTCACTACGTCAAAGATAAATTCGACATTTCTGTGATCGGGGAGATCGTCGATGCGCCCCCTACAGCCGAATTGGAACCGCTGAAAGATGGGAAGTTGGCTCAGACCGACGAAGAGGATATGGGGATGACCTACGCGGAGCTGAGTCAGTTTGGTAGGCTCAGAAAAGTGGAAAAATGCGGACCGTTTTCGATGTACTGCAAGCTGGTGCAGACGTGGAGCGGCAACTATACCCCGCGAGAAGTTGCAGAGAAAGTCAAACACTTCTTCAG ATGTTACGCCATTAATCGGCACAAGATGACGGTGCTGACTCCGGCTTATCACGCCGAACAATACAGTCCAGACGACAATAGATTTGACCATCGGCCGTTTCTGTACAAGGCTAATTGGTCGTGGCAATTCAGAGCCATCGACAAACAG TTGGAATATCAGAGTAACACAAAGAGGGCGGGTGCGAATGTGGCCACGACTTCCAATAAAAAAGTGGATAATTCTTCACGACTTCGGGCAGGGATTCCCGTGTAA